Proteins co-encoded in one Vigna radiata var. radiata cultivar VC1973A unplaced genomic scaffold, Vradiata_ver6 scaffold_134, whole genome shotgun sequence genomic window:
- the LOC106753644 gene encoding AUGMIN subunit 3 isoform X2 yields the protein MSGGRLCTLLGELGYEGWEALDPDSFEWPFQYEDTRPLLNWICSNLRTSNVLSLSELSQYEQFKQEGKLLEGEDLDFAYHSISAFSERRDNQEAVFGAEEGLKDIKEATLVYREEALALQRQLRHLQSQFDMLSGQGSALTQGRRPRLAATSIVKGHLSNIDDSLSVRNLQMNAVLERIASTAHELAHYHSGDEDGIYLAYSDFNQFLLGDSSCLKELNQWFAKQLDTGPFRLVAEEGKSKCSWVNLDEISNTYVRDLEKSHHQRVSELRRLRSIFGVSEKQWVEAQVKNAKQQAILMTLKSQVSSDEAHIHLDLHSLRRKHSELKGELSNLYSHEEKLLSETISDLCWELAQLQDTYILQGDYDLKVMRQEYYINRQKAFINHLINLLARHQFLKIACQLEKKHMLGAFSLLKVIESELQAYLSATEGRVGHCLALIQAASDVQEQGGVHDSDHFLHAIRDLLKIYSNTQASLSTYVSAPGIVKQISALHSDLTSLQSDLENSLPEDRNRCINELCNLIQSLQQLLFASSTTAQPILTPRPLMKELDEMEKINAKLSAAVEEVTHEHVKKNEIVKHHSQEIGLQRRVFVDFFCNPERLRSQVRELTARVRALQIS from the exons ATGAGCGGCGGTCGACTTTGCACATTGTTGGGAGAATTGGGGTACGAAGGATGGGAAGCATTGGACCCTGATAGCTTCGAATGGCCGTTTCAGTATGAAGACACTCGCCCCCTTCTCAACTGGATCTGCTCCAATCTCCGTACTTCCAATGTCCTTTCCCTATCTGAGCTTTCCCA GTACGAGCAGTTCAAGCAAGAAGGGAAGTTGTTAGAG GGTGAGGATTTGGACTTTGCTTACCACAGCATTTCGGCCTTCTCTGAAAGGAGAGACAATCAGGAGGCGGTTTTCGGTGCTGAGGAGGGGTTGAAAGATATCAA AGAGGCAACTCTGGTGTATAGAGAGGAGGCTTTGGCGTTGCAGAGGCAGCTAAGGCATCTACAATCTCAGTTTGACATGCTTTCGGGGCAGGGCTCAGCCTTGACACAAGGAAGACGACCACGCCTTGCTGCGACTTCTATTGTTAAAGGACACCTTTCTAATATTGACGATAGCCTTTCTGTCCGAAACTTACAG ATGAATGCGGTTCTTGAAAGAATTGCTTCCACAGCGCATGAGTTGGCACATTATCATTCAGGAGATg AAGATGGTATATATTTGGCATACTCAGACTTCAACCAATTCTTGCTTGGAGACTCATCATGTCTAAAAGAGCTAAATCAGTGGTTTGCTAAGCAACTGGACACA GGTCCATTTCGACTTGTTGCCGAGGAGGGGAAATCTAAATGCTCTTGGGTGAATCTGGATGAGATCTCAAATACCTATGTTAGAG ATTTGGAAAAATCACATCATCAACGTGTATCTGAGTTACGCCGGCTTCGCTCAAT ATTTGGAGTAAGTGAAAAACAATGGGTTGAAGCACAGGTCAAGAATGCCAAGCAACAGGCTATTTTAATGACGCTTAAATCACAAGTATCATCAGATGAGGCTCATATTCATCTTGATCTTCATTCTCTTAG GAGAAAGCATTCTGAATTGAAAGGAGAACTTTCAAATCTTTATAGCCACGAAGAGAAGCTGCTATCAGAG ACTATTTCAGATTTGTGTTGGGAGCTAGCTCAACTCCAAGATACGTACATTTTACAAG GTGATTATGATTTGAAGGTCATGCGACAAGAGTACTACATTAATAGACAGAAAGCA TTCATAAACCATCTCATCAACCTCCTTGCCAGGCACCAGTTCTTAAAGATAGCCTGCCAATTGGAAAAGAAGCACATGCTTGGAGCATTTTCGTTGCTCAAGGTTATTGAGTCTGAGCTTCAAGCATACTTGTCTGCAACTGAGGGACGGGTG GGTCATTGCTTGGCCCTGATCCAAGCTGCCTCTGATGTTCAAGAACAAGGAGGAGTACATGACAGTGATCATTTTTTGCATGCTATTAGAGACCtgctaaaaatatattcaa ATACACAAGCTTCACTGTCGACATATGTATCAGCTCCTGGCATTGTCAAGCAGATATCAGCTCTTCATTCAGATTTGACGAGCCTTCAATCCGACCTTGAGAATTCTCTTCCCGAAGACAGAAATAGGTGTATTAATGAACT GTGTAACCTTATTCAAAGCCTGCAGCAACTGCTCTTTGCATCTTCAACTACAGCACAACCAATACTGACCCCTCGG CCATTAATGAAAGAGCTTGATGAAATGGAAAAGATTAACGCAAAGCTGTCTGCTGCGGTTGAAGAGGTGACACACGAGCATGTCAAGAAGAATGAG ATTGTAAAACATCATTCACAAGAAATTGGACTTCAAAGACGAGTCTTTGTTGATTTCTTCTGCAATCCTGAGCGATTAAGAAGCCAAGTCAGGGAACTGACTGCTCGGGTCAGAGCCTTGCAAATTTCATAG
- the LOC106753614 gene encoding WAT1-related protein At3g30340 isoform X2: MMKAVLVMIIVNLALAFVNIFLKKVLNEGMDYFTILTYRQAISAIFLAPIACFYERERKLEGHIICLLFISALVGVTFTQYLFLMGLEYTSATFSCAFLNMVPVFTFIMALPLGIEKVNMRKVSAKAKVLGTFVCIGGALMLILYKGMPLIKQEQEHIADKGTTTASASKIKKWIIGSLLLTAGCGLWSSWFLIQARISRKSKTKWILRGKLEILTVVYSGLVGSGLCYVAMSWCVKQRGPVFTSAFTPLLQMFVAVLDFSILQEEIYLGSVAGSVLVISGTYILLWGKSKEEEQNAMKNSQEDEECMNNFEDNPNVASKLRLNGEQGLCELQEKQLVIEVTRS, encoded by the exons ATGATGAAAGCCGTTTTGGTGATGATTATTGTTAACCTAGCTTTGGCTTTTGTGAATATATTTCTTAAGAAAGTGCTTAATGAAGGAATGGATTACTTCACCATCTTAACATACAGACAAGCTATTTCAGCCATTTTCTTAGCACCTATTGCTTGCTTCTATGAAAG gGAAAGGAAGCTGGAGGGTCACATAATATGTCTGCTTTTCATAAGTGCTCTTGTGGG GGTTACCTTTACACAATACCTGTTTCTTATGGGACTGGAATATACATCTGCAACTTTCTCATGTGCATTTCTAAATATGGTGCCTGTATTTACCTTTATCATGGCACTGCCACTCGG GATAGAGAAGGTAAACATGAGAAAAGTGAGTGCTAAGGCTAAGGTTTTGGGAACTTTTGTGTGTATTGGAGGAGCTTTGATGTTGATCCTTTACAAAGGAATGCCCTTAATCAAGCAAGAACAAGAGCACATTGCAGACAAAGGCACAACAACAGCATCAGCTTCCAAGATAAAGAAATGGATAATAGGTTCACTGCTTTTGACTGCAGGATGTGGCTTGTGGTCCTCATGGTTTCTCATACAAGCAAGGATTAGCAGAAA AAGTAAGACCAAATGGATTCTCAGAGGAAAGTTAGAGATTCTCACTGTTGTATATTCT GGACTGGTTGGATCAGGCTTGTGCTATGTGGCAATGTCATGGTGTGTGAAACAAAGGGGTCCAGTTTTCACTTCAGCATTCACCCCTCTTCTGCAGATGTTTGTGGCAGTGCTTGATTTCTCTATATTACAAGAGGAAATTTATTTGGGAAG TGTTGCAGGATCAGTGTTGGTTATTTCTGGCACTTATATTTTACTTTGGGGTAAAAGTAAAGAGGAAGAACAAAATGCCATGAAGAATAgtcaagaagatgaagaatgtATGAATAATTTTGAGGACAATCCAAATGTAGCCTCTAAGCTAAGGCTTAACGGGGAACAAGGATTATGTGAATTACAAGAGAAGCAGTTGGTCATTGAAGTAACTAGAAGCTGA
- the LOC106753614 gene encoding WAT1-related protein At3g30340 isoform X1 produces MMKAVLVMIIVNLALAFVNIFLKKVLNEGMDYFTILTYRQAISAIFLAPIACFYERERKLEGHIICLLFISALVGVTFTQYLFLMGLEYTSATFSCAFLNMVPVFTFIMALPLGIEKVNMRKVSAKAKVLGTFVCIGGALMLILYKGMPLIKQEQEHIADKGTTTASASKIKKWIIGSLLLTAGCGLWSSWFLIQARISRKYPCQYSSTALLSFFAAIQSAILTLLIDRSKTKWILRGKLEILTVVYSGLVGSGLCYVAMSWCVKQRGPVFTSAFTPLLQMFVAVLDFSILQEEIYLGSVAGSVLVISGTYILLWGKSKEEEQNAMKNSQEDEECMNNFEDNPNVASKLRLNGEQGLCELQEKQLVIEVTRS; encoded by the exons ATGATGAAAGCCGTTTTGGTGATGATTATTGTTAACCTAGCTTTGGCTTTTGTGAATATATTTCTTAAGAAAGTGCTTAATGAAGGAATGGATTACTTCACCATCTTAACATACAGACAAGCTATTTCAGCCATTTTCTTAGCACCTATTGCTTGCTTCTATGAAAG gGAAAGGAAGCTGGAGGGTCACATAATATGTCTGCTTTTCATAAGTGCTCTTGTGGG GGTTACCTTTACACAATACCTGTTTCTTATGGGACTGGAATATACATCTGCAACTTTCTCATGTGCATTTCTAAATATGGTGCCTGTATTTACCTTTATCATGGCACTGCCACTCGG GATAGAGAAGGTAAACATGAGAAAAGTGAGTGCTAAGGCTAAGGTTTTGGGAACTTTTGTGTGTATTGGAGGAGCTTTGATGTTGATCCTTTACAAAGGAATGCCCTTAATCAAGCAAGAACAAGAGCACATTGCAGACAAAGGCACAACAACAGCATCAGCTTCCAAGATAAAGAAATGGATAATAGGTTCACTGCTTTTGACTGCAGGATGTGGCTTGTGGTCCTCATGGTTTCTCATACAAGCAAGGATTAGCAGAAAGTATCCATGTCAATACTCTAGCACAGCCCTTTTGTCCTTTTTTGCTGCCATTCAATCAGCAATTTTAACTTTGCTTATTGACAGAAGTAAGACCAAATGGATTCTCAGAGGAAAGTTAGAGATTCTCACTGTTGTATATTCT GGACTGGTTGGATCAGGCTTGTGCTATGTGGCAATGTCATGGTGTGTGAAACAAAGGGGTCCAGTTTTCACTTCAGCATTCACCCCTCTTCTGCAGATGTTTGTGGCAGTGCTTGATTTCTCTATATTACAAGAGGAAATTTATTTGGGAAG TGTTGCAGGATCAGTGTTGGTTATTTCTGGCACTTATATTTTACTTTGGGGTAAAAGTAAAGAGGAAGAACAAAATGCCATGAAGAATAgtcaagaagatgaagaatgtATGAATAATTTTGAGGACAATCCAAATGTAGCCTCTAAGCTAAGGCTTAACGGGGAACAAGGATTATGTGAATTACAAGAGAAGCAGTTGGTCATTGAAGTAACTAGAAGCTGA
- the LOC106753644 gene encoding AUGMIN subunit 3 isoform X1, giving the protein MSGGRLCTLLGELGYEGWEALDPDSFEWPFQYEDTRPLLNWICSNLRTSNVLSLSELSQYEQFKQEGKLLEGEDLDFAYHSISAFSERRDNQEAVFGAEEGLKDIKEATLVYREEALALQRQLRHLQSQFDMLSGQGSALTQGRRPRLAATSIVKGHLSNIDDSLSVRNLQMNAVLERIASTAHELAHYHSGDEDGIYLAYSDFNQFLLGDSSCLKELNQWFAKQLDTGPFRLVAEEGKSKCSWVNLDEISNTYVRADLEKSHHQRVSELRRLRSIFGVSEKQWVEAQVKNAKQQAILMTLKSQVSSDEAHIHLDLHSLRRKHSELKGELSNLYSHEEKLLSETISDLCWELAQLQDTYILQGDYDLKVMRQEYYINRQKAFINHLINLLARHQFLKIACQLEKKHMLGAFSLLKVIESELQAYLSATEGRVGHCLALIQAASDVQEQGGVHDSDHFLHAIRDLLKIYSNTQASLSTYVSAPGIVKQISALHSDLTSLQSDLENSLPEDRNRCINELCNLIQSLQQLLFASSTTAQPILTPRPLMKELDEMEKINAKLSAAVEEVTHEHVKKNEIVKHHSQEIGLQRRVFVDFFCNPERLRSQVRELTARVRALQIS; this is encoded by the exons ATGAGCGGCGGTCGACTTTGCACATTGTTGGGAGAATTGGGGTACGAAGGATGGGAAGCATTGGACCCTGATAGCTTCGAATGGCCGTTTCAGTATGAAGACACTCGCCCCCTTCTCAACTGGATCTGCTCCAATCTCCGTACTTCCAATGTCCTTTCCCTATCTGAGCTTTCCCA GTACGAGCAGTTCAAGCAAGAAGGGAAGTTGTTAGAG GGTGAGGATTTGGACTTTGCTTACCACAGCATTTCGGCCTTCTCTGAAAGGAGAGACAATCAGGAGGCGGTTTTCGGTGCTGAGGAGGGGTTGAAAGATATCAA AGAGGCAACTCTGGTGTATAGAGAGGAGGCTTTGGCGTTGCAGAGGCAGCTAAGGCATCTACAATCTCAGTTTGACATGCTTTCGGGGCAGGGCTCAGCCTTGACACAAGGAAGACGACCACGCCTTGCTGCGACTTCTATTGTTAAAGGACACCTTTCTAATATTGACGATAGCCTTTCTGTCCGAAACTTACAG ATGAATGCGGTTCTTGAAAGAATTGCTTCCACAGCGCATGAGTTGGCACATTATCATTCAGGAGATg AAGATGGTATATATTTGGCATACTCAGACTTCAACCAATTCTTGCTTGGAGACTCATCATGTCTAAAAGAGCTAAATCAGTGGTTTGCTAAGCAACTGGACACA GGTCCATTTCGACTTGTTGCCGAGGAGGGGAAATCTAAATGCTCTTGGGTGAATCTGGATGAGATCTCAAATACCTATGTTAGAG CAGATTTGGAAAAATCACATCATCAACGTGTATCTGAGTTACGCCGGCTTCGCTCAAT ATTTGGAGTAAGTGAAAAACAATGGGTTGAAGCACAGGTCAAGAATGCCAAGCAACAGGCTATTTTAATGACGCTTAAATCACAAGTATCATCAGATGAGGCTCATATTCATCTTGATCTTCATTCTCTTAG GAGAAAGCATTCTGAATTGAAAGGAGAACTTTCAAATCTTTATAGCCACGAAGAGAAGCTGCTATCAGAG ACTATTTCAGATTTGTGTTGGGAGCTAGCTCAACTCCAAGATACGTACATTTTACAAG GTGATTATGATTTGAAGGTCATGCGACAAGAGTACTACATTAATAGACAGAAAGCA TTCATAAACCATCTCATCAACCTCCTTGCCAGGCACCAGTTCTTAAAGATAGCCTGCCAATTGGAAAAGAAGCACATGCTTGGAGCATTTTCGTTGCTCAAGGTTATTGAGTCTGAGCTTCAAGCATACTTGTCTGCAACTGAGGGACGGGTG GGTCATTGCTTGGCCCTGATCCAAGCTGCCTCTGATGTTCAAGAACAAGGAGGAGTACATGACAGTGATCATTTTTTGCATGCTATTAGAGACCtgctaaaaatatattcaa ATACACAAGCTTCACTGTCGACATATGTATCAGCTCCTGGCATTGTCAAGCAGATATCAGCTCTTCATTCAGATTTGACGAGCCTTCAATCCGACCTTGAGAATTCTCTTCCCGAAGACAGAAATAGGTGTATTAATGAACT GTGTAACCTTATTCAAAGCCTGCAGCAACTGCTCTTTGCATCTTCAACTACAGCACAACCAATACTGACCCCTCGG CCATTAATGAAAGAGCTTGATGAAATGGAAAAGATTAACGCAAAGCTGTCTGCTGCGGTTGAAGAGGTGACACACGAGCATGTCAAGAAGAATGAG ATTGTAAAACATCATTCACAAGAAATTGGACTTCAAAGACGAGTCTTTGTTGATTTCTTCTGCAATCCTGAGCGATTAAGAAGCCAAGTCAGGGAACTGACTGCTCGGGTCAGAGCCTTGCAAATTTCATAG
- the LOC106753644 gene encoding AUGMIN subunit 3 isoform X3, which yields MSGGRLCTLLGELGYEGWEALDPDSFEWPFQYEDTRPLLNWICSNLRTSNVLSLSELSQYEQFKQEGKLLEGEDLDFAYHSISAFSERRDNQEAVFGAEEGLKDIKEATLVYREEALALQRQLRHLQSQFDMLSGQGSALTQGRRPRLAATSIVKGHLSNIDDSLSVRNLQMNAVLERIASTAHELAHYHSGDDGIYLAYSDFNQFLLGDSSCLKELNQWFAKQLDTGPFRLVAEEGKSKCSWVNLDEISNTYVRADLEKSHHQRVSELRRLRSIFGVSEKQWVEAQVKNAKQQAILMTLKSQVSSDEAHIHLDLHSLRRKHSELKGELSNLYSHEEKLLSETISDLCWELAQLQDTYILQGDYDLKVMRQEYYINRQKAFINHLINLLARHQFLKIACQLEKKHMLGAFSLLKVIESELQAYLSATEGRVGHCLALIQAASDVQEQGGVHDSDHFLHAIRDLLKIYSNTQASLSTYVSAPGIVKQISALHSDLTSLQSDLENSLPEDRNRCINELCNLIQSLQQLLFASSTTAQPILTPRPLMKELDEMEKINAKLSAAVEEVTHEHVKKNEIVKHHSQEIGLQRRVFVDFFCNPERLRSQVRELTARVRALQIS from the exons ATGAGCGGCGGTCGACTTTGCACATTGTTGGGAGAATTGGGGTACGAAGGATGGGAAGCATTGGACCCTGATAGCTTCGAATGGCCGTTTCAGTATGAAGACACTCGCCCCCTTCTCAACTGGATCTGCTCCAATCTCCGTACTTCCAATGTCCTTTCCCTATCTGAGCTTTCCCA GTACGAGCAGTTCAAGCAAGAAGGGAAGTTGTTAGAG GGTGAGGATTTGGACTTTGCTTACCACAGCATTTCGGCCTTCTCTGAAAGGAGAGACAATCAGGAGGCGGTTTTCGGTGCTGAGGAGGGGTTGAAAGATATCAA AGAGGCAACTCTGGTGTATAGAGAGGAGGCTTTGGCGTTGCAGAGGCAGCTAAGGCATCTACAATCTCAGTTTGACATGCTTTCGGGGCAGGGCTCAGCCTTGACACAAGGAAGACGACCACGCCTTGCTGCGACTTCTATTGTTAAAGGACACCTTTCTAATATTGACGATAGCCTTTCTGTCCGAAACTTACAG ATGAATGCGGTTCTTGAAAGAATTGCTTCCACAGCGCATGAGTTGGCACATTATCATTCAGGAGATg ATGGTATATATTTGGCATACTCAGACTTCAACCAATTCTTGCTTGGAGACTCATCATGTCTAAAAGAGCTAAATCAGTGGTTTGCTAAGCAACTGGACACA GGTCCATTTCGACTTGTTGCCGAGGAGGGGAAATCTAAATGCTCTTGGGTGAATCTGGATGAGATCTCAAATACCTATGTTAGAG CAGATTTGGAAAAATCACATCATCAACGTGTATCTGAGTTACGCCGGCTTCGCTCAAT ATTTGGAGTAAGTGAAAAACAATGGGTTGAAGCACAGGTCAAGAATGCCAAGCAACAGGCTATTTTAATGACGCTTAAATCACAAGTATCATCAGATGAGGCTCATATTCATCTTGATCTTCATTCTCTTAG GAGAAAGCATTCTGAATTGAAAGGAGAACTTTCAAATCTTTATAGCCACGAAGAGAAGCTGCTATCAGAG ACTATTTCAGATTTGTGTTGGGAGCTAGCTCAACTCCAAGATACGTACATTTTACAAG GTGATTATGATTTGAAGGTCATGCGACAAGAGTACTACATTAATAGACAGAAAGCA TTCATAAACCATCTCATCAACCTCCTTGCCAGGCACCAGTTCTTAAAGATAGCCTGCCAATTGGAAAAGAAGCACATGCTTGGAGCATTTTCGTTGCTCAAGGTTATTGAGTCTGAGCTTCAAGCATACTTGTCTGCAACTGAGGGACGGGTG GGTCATTGCTTGGCCCTGATCCAAGCTGCCTCTGATGTTCAAGAACAAGGAGGAGTACATGACAGTGATCATTTTTTGCATGCTATTAGAGACCtgctaaaaatatattcaa ATACACAAGCTTCACTGTCGACATATGTATCAGCTCCTGGCATTGTCAAGCAGATATCAGCTCTTCATTCAGATTTGACGAGCCTTCAATCCGACCTTGAGAATTCTCTTCCCGAAGACAGAAATAGGTGTATTAATGAACT GTGTAACCTTATTCAAAGCCTGCAGCAACTGCTCTTTGCATCTTCAACTACAGCACAACCAATACTGACCCCTCGG CCATTAATGAAAGAGCTTGATGAAATGGAAAAGATTAACGCAAAGCTGTCTGCTGCGGTTGAAGAGGTGACACACGAGCATGTCAAGAAGAATGAG ATTGTAAAACATCATTCACAAGAAATTGGACTTCAAAGACGAGTCTTTGTTGATTTCTTCTGCAATCCTGAGCGATTAAGAAGCCAAGTCAGGGAACTGACTGCTCGGGTCAGAGCCTTGCAAATTTCATAG